In the genome of Oncorhynchus tshawytscha isolate Ot180627B unplaced genomic scaffold, Otsh_v2.0 Un_contig_6599_pilon_pilon, whole genome shotgun sequence, one region contains:
- the LOC121843429 gene encoding zymogen granule membrane protein 16-like — protein sequence MFLILVVTMFLAGCLALPIKDPYSYSSAVGQGGGTPFASYGEGRITGVRVWETNNNYYYYYYYYNYNSNNYISGFQLRYGNTWSPVFGNEGSVKQEMELFNDEAIVEVSGKYNPADYICYLVLTTNMGRTLSAGLPNQVSFNFYPTNMGNELRILSGRFNGAGITSIGAHWGLVDMEGAGNSTLETALETVTPIF from the exons ATGTTCTTAATCCTGGTTGTCACAATGTTCTTGGCTGGCTGCTTGGCTTTGC CCATCAAAGACCCCTACTCGTATTCCTCTGCGGTGGGTCAGGGAGGTGGCACCCCATTTGCTTCCTACGGTGAGGGACGCATCACGGGAGTCAGAGTGTGGGAGaccaacaacaactactactactactactactactacaactacaacagcaACAACTACATCAGTGG GTTCCAGCTGAGATACGGCAACACCTGGTCTCCTGTGTTCGGTAACGAAGGGAGTGTAAAGCAGGAGATGGAGCTGTTTAATGATGAGGCCATCGTCGAGGTGTCTGGGAAGTACAACCCAGCAGACTACATCTGCTACCTGGTGTTAACCACCAACATGGGGCGCACTCTGTCAGCCGGCCTGCCCAACCAGGTCTCCTTCAACTTCTACCCAACCAACATGGGCAATGAGCTGAGGATCCTCAGCGGTCGCTTCAACGGTGCCGGGATCACCTCCATCGGAGCCCACTGGGGATTGGTGGACATGGAAGGGGCTGGAAACAGTACTCTGGAAACAGCACTGGAAACAGTAACTCCTATTTTTTAG